One Bombus fervidus isolate BK054 chromosome 7, iyBomFerv1, whole genome shotgun sequence genomic region harbors:
- the LOC139988918 gene encoding odorant receptor 4-like: MVEGIGKFLPRIAIGLSNLILFFTLVQCVLHIVLEQKDPLLRLKILGLTCFSFISLMKYWALTIRKPKIEYCIEQLYADWKQIEYQRDRKLMLKYGKIGRRLTVYSAVFMYSGGIIYHTVMQYAIGSYVDEFNRTIKLLVYPTYSGLYDVQKSPVYELVYVLQCMCGYVFDTVTVGACGLAALFATHTCGQIDVIMSRLNDLIDGKFSKENSNTSVRLMEIVEHHIRTLKFSAMVETVLQEVCFLEFIGTTFVMCLLEYYCITDWQQNNKIGLTTYSLLLISLTFNMFLLCYIGDLLIEKSTNVGISCCMIDWYRLPAKSMQDLVLIIAMSNNPAKISAGRIVNLSLSTFASVLKTSFAYLNFLRTALV, translated from the exons ATGGTGGAGGGTATCGGCAAATTTTTACCAAGAATCGCAATCGGACtaagtaatttaatattgtttttcACCTTGGTGCAGTGTGTGCTACACATTGTATTGGAGCAAAAAGATCCTTTGCTAAGACTGAAGATTCTGGGTTTAACAtgcttttcttttatctccCTGATGAAGTATTGGGCTCTGACAATACGCAAACCGAAAATCGAATATTGTATCGAACAGTTATATGCTGATTGGAAACAG aTAGAGTACCAAAGAGATCGCAAGTTAATGCTAAAATATGGGAAGATTGGACGAAGACTGACGGTATACAGTGCTGTGTTTATGTACAGCGGTGGCATAATCTACCACACGGTCATGCAATATGCGATCGGATCGTACGTCGATGAATTTAATCGTACGATCAAATTACTGGTATATCCTACGTACAGTGGTCTTTACGACGTTCAAAAAAGTCCCGTTTATGAACTCGTCTACGTTCTCCAATGCATGTGCGGGTATGTGTTTGACACTGTGACAGTTGGAGCTTGTGGACTGGCTGCACTTTTCGCAACACACACCTGTGGACAGATTGATGTCATTATGTCTCGACTGAATGATTTGATTGATGGAAAATTTTCCAAGGAAAATTCTAATACGAGCGTTCGACTGATGGAAATCGTTGAACATCATATAAGAACTTTAAA ATTCTCTGCGATGGTTGAGACGGTTCTTCAAGAAGTGTGCTTTTTAGAATTCATTGGAACAACGTTTGTAATGTGCTTGCTCGAATACTATTGTATAACG gACTGGCaacagaataataaaattggcCTGACAACATATTCGTTATTGTTAATATCCTTGACGTTCAATATGTTTTTACTGTGCTACATTGGTGATCTGCTAATTGAAAAG AGTACTAACGTCGGAATATCCTGTTGCATGATAGATTGGTACCGCTTACCAGCCAAGTCAATGCAAGACCTCGTTTTGATCATCGCAATGTCAAATAATCCGGCAAAAATTAGCGCCGGTAGAATAGTTAATTTATCCTTGTCTACATTCGCAAgt GTTCTAAAGACGTCATTCGCGTACTTAAATTTTCTCCGAACTGCCCTTGTgtag
- the LOC139988926 gene encoding odorant receptor 4, whose product MHLSMQHKCDYTPRNLYYKKDIAYVTKHSKWILQSIGIWPAVLGDVTKFLPKIAIALSNFVLLFAIIPCILHIIFEEKDTIMRLKLSGLLSFCCTSLMKYWALTLRKPRIKGCIEQVWIDWEQVELHKDREIMLKYGRVGRNLTIICAVFMYTGGTIYHSILQYAIGTFVDEHNRTIKPLVYPTYSALYDVQSSPIYDLVYVIHCMCGYVMYSITAGACGLAALFATHTCGQIDIIISRLNDLVHGEYMKETLNLNARLIEIVERHLRILRFSTAVEMVLQEVCFLEFIGSTCMICLLEYYCITDWEQSNTISLTTYTMLLISLTFNIFILCYIGELLIEKSSSVGLSCFMIDWFHLPTKTIHGLILIIAMSNNPAKISAGKIADLSLSTFGSVLKSSLAYLSFLRTTVM is encoded by the exons ATGCATCTCTCTATGCAACATAAGTGTGATTACACTCCGCGAAACCTCTACTATAAGAAAGATATCGCTTATGTAACTAAACACAGCAAGTGGATCCTGCAATCCATTGGCATTTGGCCAGCAGTACTAGGAGATGTCACAAAATTTCTACCAAAAATTGCAATCGCACTCAGTAATTTTGTGTTACTCTTcgccattattccatgcattCTGCATATCATATTTGAAGAGAAAGATACTATAATGAGATTAAAATTATCCGGTTTACTGAGTTTCTGTTGCACTTCGTTGATGAAATACTGGGCGCTCACCCTTCGCAAACCGAGGATCAAAGGCTGCATCGAACAGGTGTGGATTGACTGGGAACAG GTGGAACTACATAAGGATCGcgaaataatgttaaaatacGGGCGAGTGGGTCGAAATCTGACGATAATCTGCGCCGTATTCATGTACACCGGTGGAACAATCTATCACTCGATTTTACAGTACGCGATCGGCACGTTTGTCGATGAACATAATCGTACAATCAAACCCTTGGTATATCCTACATATAGCGCATTGTACGACGTTCAGAGTAGCCCCATTTACGATCTAGTATACGTTATTCACTGCATGTGCGGATACGTGATGTATTCCATAACTGCCGGTGCTTGTGGATTAGCCGCTCTTTTCGCAACACACACCTGTGGACAAATCGACATCATTATATCTCGATTGAATGATCTTGTCCATGGCGAATATATGAAAGAAACGCTTAATTTAAATGCGCGATTGATAGAAATTGTTGAACGTCATTTACGAATTTTAAG ATTTTCGACAGCAGTAGAAATGGTGTTACAAGAAGTATGCTTCCTAGAATTCATTGGATCCACCTGTATGATATGTCTACtcgaatattattgtataacg GATTGGGAACAGAGTAATACCATAAGTCTTACAACATATACAATGTTACTAATATCTCtgacatttaatatatttatattgtgcTATATTGGTGAACTTCTAATAGAAAAG AGCAGTAGTGTTGGATTGTCTTGTTTCATGATCGACTGGTTTCATTTACCGACTAAGACAATACACGGTCTTATTTTAATCATTGCTATGTCGAATAACCCGGCTAAAATTAGCGCAGGCAAGATAGCTGATTTATCTTTATCAACTTTTGGAAGT GTTCTCAAATCATCACTGGCATATTTAAGTTTCCTCCGGACTACtgttatgtaa